The Microcoleus sp. FACHB-831 region GCCAGCGACGAAACCAAGCAAGTACTCACAGGAGTGCATCTTATAGTCAAACAAGATAGTTTGGAATTCGCTGCAACAGATGGACACCGCCTCGCCGTCGTTGAAACCACCAATCAAGATGAAGCTGAAGGACTCGAACAAACTGACGATAAAGAATTTGAAGTAACAGTTCCAGCTAGGGCGTTGAGGGAACTGGAAAAGATGGTAGCGATGCGCCAAAATAATGAGTCAGTAGCATTCCATCTAGATCAAGGACAAATTATCTTTGAATTAGCAGATCAACGCCTAACCAGTCGAACATTGGAAGGACAGTATCCTAATTATCGCCAGTTAATTCCACGCCAATTTGAGCGACAGGTTTCTATAGATAGACGCCAGTTGTTGAATGCTTTAGAAAGGATTTCTGTACTGGCTGACCAGAAAAATAATCTAGTCAAGTTTACGATAGATAGCGTGAATCAGCAGATGTCGCTATCGGTCGAAACTAAGGATGTTGGTAGCGGTCGCGAGTCGATGTCCGCGCAAGTCACTGGCGATGATATCGAAATTGCTTTCAATGTGAAATATCTCATGGATGGGTTGAAGGCTATACCAACTTCTGACATCCAGATTCAGATGAATGCGCCAACTACACCAGTAATCTTAACGCCTTTAGGTGGGTTAAAAATGACTTACTTGGTGATGCCAGTTCAAATTAGAGACTAAATTGGTTGATGGTTGATAAGAGGTAATTTGTCGGGGCGATCGCTGTTGTATAGTAGCGATCGCCCCTCATCACTTATTTCCTCAAAATTAATTCAGTAACCTCGATACAACTATACCCTAGCTGGATCGGCAAACCGAATTTTGAGATAATCATCCTCCATTTTTGCCCCAGCTGGTTGAAGTGCAGCCAATGCTTGCGGCAATACTAAATTGCGTCGGTGATTGCCAATTCTGATATTCAATTCATCACCCGTTTTACTCAGCTGGATTTGATCTTTAGCCATACCAGGCAAGTAGACTTCAAGGCTATATTGATTCTTATCCTGCACTACTCTAAGCGTAGTTTCTTTATAGTAAACTTGTGCGGGATCTTCATCTTTATACAGCGTTTCTTTCAAACGCTCTAAAGCTGCCAAACCGCACATTTCTTCCGAATAAAGTGGAACTTCCTTTACTGGCAAAGGGCTGAAATTATCGTGAATTTCTTGGCGGTACTGCTTTTGATTTTCCTTCCAGCGCTGGAAGAACGGATCGGTAACTTCCTCTGGAATAATCCTATTTGCCACTACTAAATCTGTAGCGACGTTGTACAAACTCAAATAAGCATGAGCGCGGAGAGATTCTTTAATCACCATCTTCTCTGGATTGGTGACAAGGCGGACTGAAGTTTTAGTATTATCTGTTAATACTTTTTCCAGCGCTTCAATTTGCTCGTAAAATTCATAAGGTGCATCCATTACCTCTTTATTAGGTAAGGAAAACCCAGCAATAGGTCTGAATATGGGTTCAACCAGAGGTCTTAAAACAGCAGAAATTTGCTGTAATGGTTTATAAAACCTTCTCATATACCAGCCACTTACTTCTGGTAAACTCAACAGGCGCAGTGCAGTACCAGTCGGAGCCGAGTCTATAATTAAAACGTCAAACTCGCCTTCATCGTAATGGCGTTTCATTCTTACTAAGCCGAATATTTCATCCATCCCAGGTAGGATTGCTAATTCTTCAGCTTGAACTCCATCCAAACCTCGGGCTTGCAAAACTTGAGTAATATAGCGTTTAACTGCTCCCCAGTTTCCTTCCAATTCCATCAAGGCGTCTAGTTCTGCACCCCACAAATTTGGTCTCACTTGCCGGGGATCGTGCCCCAATTCTATGTCAAAACTATCAGCAAGGGAGTGGGCTGGATCGGTACTAAGAACTAGGGTTCTATAGCCGAGTTCAGCACAACGAAGCCCAGTAGCAGCTGCTACGGACGTTTTTCCAACGCCCCCTTTCCCAGTCATTAAAATTACACGCATGAATTTTTTTGTCCTATCTGAGGAGTGTTTGTGTTATTTATGAGTTTTATTAACCTTTCTTAATACTAACAAAATGCTGCTTCAGGACATCGATCCGGGAACAGTTCCAGTAATCGATATGGGAAACTATCGTTCCATTATCGTTAAGGCGTAACTCGCTCCAGCCAGGTATAGCGATACGGGGTTTCCAAGGAAGTGGAGTATTCCAGCTCAAAGTCCACTCAGTTTTAATCGTGTCTCCTGACTGACTAATATCGTGTAAATCCATCTTGACATCGATAAACCAGGTATCGATAAAGCCAATCATCTGTTCGTACCGCTTAACGCCACGAAATTTATTAAGAGGATCTTGAAAGAAGACATTTTCAGCGTAGATGCTATAGGTCTGGTCGGCTGGGAATCTTTGGTAGTCCTCTTTGAGAATTTTAATAATGTCCACAGCAGTTTTGGGTGCAAATAGCCTTTTGATGAGTTTAATACCATTTAGCGATCGCTCTA contains the following coding sequences:
- the dnaN gene encoding DNA polymerase III subunit beta, producing MKLVCAQNDLNTNLSLVSRAVPSRPTHPVLANVKLEASKETQLVSLTAFDLSLGIKTSFAAQVEEDGAVTLPAKLLNDIVSRLPDGEITLDDEAGEAIATITSKFGSYKIRGMGTEEFPELPTVENGGTSRLPAAALIEGLKGSLFATASDETKQVLTGVHLIVKQDSLEFAATDGHRLAVVETTNQDEAEGLEQTDDKEFEVTVPARALRELEKMVAMRQNNESVAFHLDQGQIIFELADQRLTSRTLEGQYPNYRQLIPRQFERQVSIDRRQLLNALERISVLADQKNNLVKFTIDSVNQQMSLSVETKDVGSGRESMSAQVTGDDIEIAFNVKYLMDGLKAIPTSDIQIQMNAPTTPVILTPLGGLKMTYLVMPVQIRD
- a CDS encoding TRC40/GET3/ArsA family transport-energizing ATPase translates to MRVILMTGKGGVGKTSVAAATGLRCAELGYRTLVLSTDPAHSLADSFDIELGHDPRQVRPNLWGAELDALMELEGNWGAVKRYITQVLQARGLDGVQAEELAILPGMDEIFGLVRMKRHYDEGEFDVLIIDSAPTGTALRLLSLPEVSGWYMRRFYKPLQQISAVLRPLVEPIFRPIAGFSLPNKEVMDAPYEFYEQIEALEKVLTDNTKTSVRLVTNPEKMVIKESLRAHAYLSLYNVATDLVVANRIIPEEVTDPFFQRWKENQKQYRQEIHDNFSPLPVKEVPLYSEEMCGLAALERLKETLYKDEDPAQVYYKETTLRVVQDKNQYSLEVYLPGMAKDQIQLSKTGDELNIRIGNHRRNLVLPQALAALQPAGAKMEDDYLKIRFADPARV
- a CDS encoding DUF2358 domain-containing protein, whose product is MDIIKILKEDYQRFPADQTYSIYAENVFFQDPLNKFRGVKRYEQMIGFIDTWFIDVKMDLHDISQSGDTIKTEWTLSWNTPLPWKPRIAIPGWSELRLNDNGTIVSHIDYWNCSRIDVLKQHFVSIKKG